Proteins encoded within one genomic window of Oncorhynchus tshawytscha isolate Ot180627B linkage group LG02, Otsh_v2.0, whole genome shotgun sequence:
- the LOC112262917 gene encoding von Willebrand factor A domain-containing protein 1-like, protein MMGWFGFSCLLFGVLLRPSNTQNVVPDAALNCCEGDILLLLDSSGSVSSYEFSRLLRFLSELLLPFSLGQGQVRVGLLQVGTEPHLEFGLDAHSTQPGLQGALQRTRQLQGDTNTEAALILAQGLLARTGAGDETKLPKVLVWLTDGVEPGVVDVPMAELRTAGVSVLAVSTGHGNYQVLRRVVTAPIESHLYFVDIDDISIITEDLREVIIELICAEGLRVVEVSSHSAVLQWRPVLSANTGFYEVHYNSMLPGGGKGQPSGGASSGVQYHRRTLPGDASWIKLSGLQPDTSYTASLTPKSNQDYLNTLSANFTTLPEVLSPAVVTVSDSGPDRVRVSWGPLQPEQVQRYQIEYGALPSGQVHMVILHGHQNTTLLTGLEQETQYLVTISALYSTGKEKALSVKACTQEVLPALADLQLTPVGRDEVQVRWRGHEEGLRGYWLSWEMGETEIPSRPASSSLYLLPGSLSTLLTHLAPSSRVCVSPVYRTALGEGLCCTTHTQTGLTLRTQTHTHTGLPALYWT, encoded by the exons ATGATGGGGTGGTTTGGATTTTCCTGTTTGCTGTTCGGTGTGTTACTCCGGCCAAGCAACACACAAAACGTTGTGCCTGACGCAG ctctgaaCTGTTGTGAAGGGGACATCCTGCTCCTGTTGGATTCTTCAGGAAGTGTGTCATCCTATGAGTTCTCTCGCCTGCTGCGCTTCCTGTCTGAGCTGCTCCTCCCCTTCTCACTTGGGCAGGGCCAGGTAAGGGTGGGGTTGCTGCAGGTGGGCACTGAGCCACACCTGGAGTTTGGTCTGGATGCCCACAGCACCCAGCCTGGCCTACAGGGGGCACTGCAGAGGACCAGGCAGCTCCAGGGGGACACCAACACTGAGGCTGCCCTCATACTGGCACAGGGGCTGCTAGCCAGGACTGGAGCTGGGGATGAAACAAAGCTCCCTAAGGTGCTGGTGTGGCTAACGGATGGGGTAGAGCCGGGCGTGGTGGATGTACCAATGGCAGAGCTGAGAACGGCGGGCGTGTCCGTGCTGGCTGTCTCTACGGGACACGGGAACTACCAGGTGCTGCGGAGGGTGGTGACCGCACCCATCGAGTCCCACCTGTACTTTGTGGACATCGATGACATCAGCATCAtcacagaggacctgagggaGGTCATCATTG agCTGATCTGTGCCGAGGGCCTGCGGGTGGTAGAGGTGTCCTCCCACAGTGCCGTGCTGCAGTGGCGTCCTGTCCTCAGCGCCAACACAGGCTTCTATGAGGTCCACTATAATTCTATGCTGCCAGGTGGCGGGAAGGGTCAGCCTAGTGGCGGGGCCAGCAGCGGGGTGCAGTACCACAGACGGACCCTCCCTGGGGATGCCAGCTGGATAAAGCTGAGTGGTCTGCAACCAGACACCAGCTACACTGCCTCCCTCACCCCAAAGTCCAACCAGGACTACCTCAACACCCTCAGTGCCAACTTCACCACACTGCCCG AGGTGTTGAGCCCAGCAGTGGTCACGGTGTCAGACTCAGGTCCTGACAGGGTGCGAGTGAGCTGGGGTCCTCTGCAGCCTGAGCAGGTCCAGAGGTACCAGATAGAGTATGGCGCTCTACCCAGTGGACAGGTCCACATGGTTATACTACATGGACATCAGAATACCACTCTGCTCACTGGTCTAGAGCAAGAGACACAATACCTGGTCACCATCAGCGCCCTGTACTCCACTGGCAAAGAGAAGGCTTTGTCTGTCAAGGCCTGCACTCAGGAGG tCCTGCCTGCCCTGGCTGACCTCCAGCTGACTCCAGTGGGGCGAGATGAGGTGCAGGTCCGGTGGCGAGGCCACGAAGAGGGTCTGAGGGGGTACTGGCTCAGCTGGGAGATGGGTGAGACAGAGATCCCCTCCCGCCCTGCGTCCTCTTCCCTATACCTGCTCCCTGGCTCCTTGTCCACGCTGCTCACACACCTGGCCCCCAGCAGCCGAGTGTGTGTGTCCCCTGTCTACCGCACGGCCCTGGGAGAGGGGCTCtgctgcaccacacacacacaaactggtctGACactacgcacacagacacacacacacacaggtctcccagCCTTATATTGGACTTGA